The proteins below are encoded in one region of Apium graveolens cultivar Ventura chromosome 4, ASM990537v1, whole genome shotgun sequence:
- the LOC141717578 gene encoding RING-H2 finger protein ATL3, translating to MDDHSNETSQKLEESAAVELTGKIMVVAIIVLFVVIAFVVFLHLYAKWYWRHLGQRGNSITRRQRRVDFAGGHHVVTAATALRGHGLDPSFLKALPVVLFSPRDFKDGLECSVCLSEVIQGEKTRILPKCNHGFHVHCIDMWFQSHSTCPICRNPIHHSNPDQLSSQGITQNTPETVLATEALTLPTNVLYWGNEVQVSTLRLQDDHDDVVTSSQQVSSTSSSFPTSSDNTRDDHYLVIEIPRQTNEEEDQKSPVLSRLRSLKRLLSRDRKINPFTPSSSVDVEQPATSQN from the coding sequence ATGGATGATCATTCCAACGAGACGAGTCAGAAACTGGAAGAATCAGCTGCAGTTGAGCTAACAGGCAAGATCATGGTGGTAGCTATCATAGTTCTGTTTGTAGTCATTGCATTTGTGGTCTTTCTTCACCTCTATGCTAAATGGTACTGGCGTCATTTAGGCCAACGTGGCAACTCAATTACTCGTCGACAACGACGCGTCGATTTTGCTGGCGGTCACCACGTAGTGACTGCTGCCACTGCCCTACGTGGTCACGGTCTAGACCCCTCGTTCCTCAAAGCCCTGCCCGTCGTTCTCTTCTCTCCTCGAGACTTCAAAGATGGTTTGGAATGCTCGGTTTGTCTCTCAGAGGTCATCCAAGGAGAAAAAACTAGAATTTTACCAAAATGTAACCACGGGTTTCACGTTCATTGCATTGATATGTGGTTTCAGTCTCATTCCACCTGTCCAATTTGCAGAAACCCGATTCATCATTCCAATCCCGATCAATTATCATCACAGGGGATTACACAGAATACACCAGAAACTGTACTTGCTACAGAAGCCCTGACCTTACCTACTAATGTATTGTATTGGGGCAATGAGGTCCAGGTCAGCACTTTGCGATTACAAGATGATCATGATGATGTTGTTACTTCTTCCCAACAGGTTTCTTCAACATCATCTTCGTTTCCTACCAGTAGTGATAATACGCGAGATGACCATTATTTGGTAATCGAAATACCAAGACAGACAAACGAGGAGGAAGATCAGAAGTCCCCCGTGCTGTCGCGGTTAAGGTCACTAAAGAGACTTTTAAGCAGAGATAGAAAAATCAATCCTTTCACTCCCAGCAGTAGTGTTGATGTCGAACAACCTGCAACATCTCAGAATTAG
- the LOC141717577 gene encoding uncharacterized protein LOC141717577 isoform X3 encodes MVYNEMAYKDRLFLPPNLQVKMKLVNLGHAQSEETRIRIGVGVRMGWNKRREKLMLQETCHFDWQNLIAEASRKGLAGEEELQWDSYKILDEELEKEWVESVEQRKRSPRPKGSKRAPKSAEQKRKISEAIAAKWADPAYRDRVYSGLSKYHGTPIGADNPRRRKKTSSSSNTSTSSSTSISKKKKIVTDNSACNTTKRTTQQTIKKRSKMPIYTDPLASSKLKMIKNIRADRENKKAEAITRAKLLIAEAEKAAKALELAATKSPLAQASLIETRKLIAEAIQSIESIEGVPDENDSNILSSHTVSSFKTKTDTRSNGLFIKNQMEINGSQALLSYFDDISDSAFDDFNLQELLSREDELLPNSSYDADFMNGKEYFKELLNNDTNLSQYKTLQEKIEPSSFTHQLDRLTPNGSNVRHGNLVRNGANSELGERERPTKSTREEKPPKSIKKIKKWVRGKLVEVREED; translated from the exons ATGGTATATAATGAAATGGCATATAAAGATCGATTGTTTTTACCTCCAAATTTACAG GTCAAGATGAAGTTAGTAAATCTGGGGCATGCTCAAAG CGAAGAAACGAGGATAAGAATAGGGGTTGGGGTGCGAATGGGGTGGAATAAGCGTCGTGAAAAGCTGATGCTACAGGAAACTTGCCACTTTGATTGGCAAAACTTAATAGCTGAGGCATCGAGAAAGGGCTTGGCTGGTGAGGAAGAACTGCAATGGGACTCCTACAAGATTTTGGACGAAGAGCTTGAGAAGGAATGGGTAGAAAGTGTTGAACAAAGGAAGAGAAGCCCCAGGCCCAAAGGTAGCAAGAGAGCCCCCAAATCAGCAGAGCAGAAAAGAAAAATTTCCGAGGCAATTGCTGCTAAATGGGCTGATCCT GCTTACCGTGATCGTGTATACAGCGGTCTTTCAAAATATCACGGTACCCCTATTGGTGCTGACAATCCTAGAAGGCGGAAGAAAACAAGCTCAAGCTCAAACACAAGCACAAGCTCAAGCACAAGCATATCAAAAAAGAAGAAAATTGTAACAGATAATTCTGCATGTAATACAACAAAAAGAACAACTCAACAAACAATTAAGAAAAGAAGTAAGATGCCCATCTATACGGACCCGCTAGCAAGTTCCAAGTTGAAGATGATTAAAAATATTAGAGCAGATAGAGAGAATAAAAAAGCTGAAGCAATCACTAGAGCCaa GCTTTTAATAGCTGAAGCAGAGAAGGCAGCAAAAGCCCTTGAGTTAGCTGCAACCAAGAGCCCCCTTGCTCAAGCATCCCTCATTGAAACTAGGAAGCTCATAGCTGAAGCAATTCAGTCTATTGAATCTATAGAGGGCGTTCCTGATGAAAATGACTCAAACATTCTTTCAAGCCATACTGTTAGTAGTTTCAAGACGAAGACTGACACTAGATCTAATGGTTTGTTCATAAAGAATCAGATGGAAATAAATGGATCCCAAGCCTTACTGTCATATTTTGATGACATTTCAGACTCTGCTTTTGATGACTTTAATTTGCAGGAATTACTGAGCCGCGAGGATGAACTTCTACCAAACAGCTCCTATGATGCGGATTTTATGAATGGTAAAGAGTACTTTAAAGAATTGCTTAACAATGACACCAATTTGTCTCAATACAAAACACTTCAGGAAAAGATAGAGCCGTCCAGCTTCACGCATCAACTGGATCGACTGACACCCAATGGTAGTAACGTCAGGCATGGAAACTTGGTGCGAAATGGAGCAAACTCTGAATTAGGGGAAAGAGAGAGACCTACAAAATCAACAAGGGAAGAGAAACCACCTAAATCAATAAAGAAAATTAAAAAGTGGGTTCGAGGAAAGCTTGTTGAAGTGAGGGAGGAAGATTAG
- the LOC141717577 gene encoding uncharacterized protein LOC141717577 isoform X1 has protein sequence MPLLELTSSQHSFQDHLLPLGARKLYHVNDMRLSYLSISFKIPTQIREFNISHIKLQSRGALVSAVATLEPKISAESDAHDDHHRMHVETGSQKTQGVEHQSTSEEFTDVDDKEKLRRMRISKANKGNTPWNKGRKHSPETLRKIREKTKLAMQDPKVKMKLVNLGHAQSEETRIRIGVGVRMGWNKRREKLMLQETCHFDWQNLIAEASRKGLAGEEELQWDSYKILDEELEKEWVESVEQRKRSPRPKGSKRAPKSAEQKRKISEAIAAKWADPAYRDRVYSGLSKYHGTPIGADNPRRRKKTSSSSNTSTSSSTSISKKKKIVTDNSACNTTKRTTQQTIKKRSKMPIYTDPLASSKLKMIKNIRADRENKKAEAITRAKLLIAEAEKAAKALELAATKSPLAQASLIETRKLIAEAIQSIESIEGVPDENDSNILSSHTVSSFKTKTDTRSNGLFIKNQMEINGSQALLSYFDDISDSAFDDFNLQELLSREDELLPNSSYDADFMNGKEYFKELLNNDTNLSQYKTLQEKIEPSSFTHQLDRLTPNGSNVRHGNLVRNGANSELGERERPTKSTREEKPPKSIKKIKKWVRGKLVEVREED, from the exons ATGCCTTTATTAG AGCTTACTTCTTCCCAGCATTCCTTCCAAGATCATCTGCTTCCTTTGGGGGCTCGCAAGTTGTATCATGTAAATGATATGAGATTGTCATATCTGTCAATATCTTTCAAGATCCCCACACAAATAAGAGAGTTCAATATCAGTCATATTAAGCTGCAATCTAGGGGGGCTCTGGTTAGTGCAGTCGCTACCCTTGAACCGAAGATTTCAGCTGAGAGCGATGCACATGATGATCACCACAGAATGCATGTTGAAACTGGTTCCCAAAAAACCCAAGGGGTTGAGCATCAATCTACAAGTGAGGAATTTACTGATGTAGACGATAAAGAAAAATTAAGAAGGATGAGGATCTCCAAAGCAAATAAGGGAAATACACCGTGGAATAAAGGCAGGAAACATAGTCCAG AAACCCTGCGGAAGATCAGAGAGAAGACTAAGCTTGCAATGCAGGATCCTAAG GTCAAGATGAAGTTAGTAAATCTGGGGCATGCTCAAAG CGAAGAAACGAGGATAAGAATAGGGGTTGGGGTGCGAATGGGGTGGAATAAGCGTCGTGAAAAGCTGATGCTACAGGAAACTTGCCACTTTGATTGGCAAAACTTAATAGCTGAGGCATCGAGAAAGGGCTTGGCTGGTGAGGAAGAACTGCAATGGGACTCCTACAAGATTTTGGACGAAGAGCTTGAGAAGGAATGGGTAGAAAGTGTTGAACAAAGGAAGAGAAGCCCCAGGCCCAAAGGTAGCAAGAGAGCCCCCAAATCAGCAGAGCAGAAAAGAAAAATTTCCGAGGCAATTGCTGCTAAATGGGCTGATCCT GCTTACCGTGATCGTGTATACAGCGGTCTTTCAAAATATCACGGTACCCCTATTGGTGCTGACAATCCTAGAAGGCGGAAGAAAACAAGCTCAAGCTCAAACACAAGCACAAGCTCAAGCACAAGCATATCAAAAAAGAAGAAAATTGTAACAGATAATTCTGCATGTAATACAACAAAAAGAACAACTCAACAAACAATTAAGAAAAGAAGTAAGATGCCCATCTATACGGACCCGCTAGCAAGTTCCAAGTTGAAGATGATTAAAAATATTAGAGCAGATAGAGAGAATAAAAAAGCTGAAGCAATCACTAGAGCCaa GCTTTTAATAGCTGAAGCAGAGAAGGCAGCAAAAGCCCTTGAGTTAGCTGCAACCAAGAGCCCCCTTGCTCAAGCATCCCTCATTGAAACTAGGAAGCTCATAGCTGAAGCAATTCAGTCTATTGAATCTATAGAGGGCGTTCCTGATGAAAATGACTCAAACATTCTTTCAAGCCATACTGTTAGTAGTTTCAAGACGAAGACTGACACTAGATCTAATGGTTTGTTCATAAAGAATCAGATGGAAATAAATGGATCCCAAGCCTTACTGTCATATTTTGATGACATTTCAGACTCTGCTTTTGATGACTTTAATTTGCAGGAATTACTGAGCCGCGAGGATGAACTTCTACCAAACAGCTCCTATGATGCGGATTTTATGAATGGTAAAGAGTACTTTAAAGAATTGCTTAACAATGACACCAATTTGTCTCAATACAAAACACTTCAGGAAAAGATAGAGCCGTCCAGCTTCACGCATCAACTGGATCGACTGACACCCAATGGTAGTAACGTCAGGCATGGAAACTTGGTGCGAAATGGAGCAAACTCTGAATTAGGGGAAAGAGAGAGACCTACAAAATCAACAAGGGAAGAGAAACCACCTAAATCAATAAAGAAAATTAAAAAGTGGGTTCGAGGAAAGCTTGTTGAAGTGAGGGAGGAAGATTAG
- the LOC141717577 gene encoding uncharacterized protein LOC141717577 isoform X4 has product MPLLELTSSQHSFQDHLLPLGARKLYHVNDMRLSYLSISFKIPTQIREFNISHIKLQSRGALVSAVATLEPKISAESDAHDDHHRMHVETGSQKTQGVEHQSTSEEFTDVDDKEKLRRMRISKANKGNTPWNKGRKHSPETLRKIREKTKLAMQDPKVKMKLVNLGHAQSEETRIRIGVGVRMGWNKRREKLMLQETCHFDWQNLIAEASRKGLAGEEELQWDSYKILDEELEKEWVESVEQRKRSPRPKGSKRAPKSAEQKRKISEAIAAKWADPAYRDRVYSGLSKYHGTPIGADNPRRRKKTSSSSNTSTSSSTSISKKKKIVTDNSACNTTKRTTQQTIKKRSKMPIYTDPLASSKLKMIKNIRADRENKKAEAITRAKLLIAEAEKAAKALELAATKSPLAQASLIETRKLIAEAIQSIESIEGVPDENDSNILSSHTVSSFKTKTDTRSNGITEPRG; this is encoded by the exons ATGCCTTTATTAG AGCTTACTTCTTCCCAGCATTCCTTCCAAGATCATCTGCTTCCTTTGGGGGCTCGCAAGTTGTATCATGTAAATGATATGAGATTGTCATATCTGTCAATATCTTTCAAGATCCCCACACAAATAAGAGAGTTCAATATCAGTCATATTAAGCTGCAATCTAGGGGGGCTCTGGTTAGTGCAGTCGCTACCCTTGAACCGAAGATTTCAGCTGAGAGCGATGCACATGATGATCACCACAGAATGCATGTTGAAACTGGTTCCCAAAAAACCCAAGGGGTTGAGCATCAATCTACAAGTGAGGAATTTACTGATGTAGACGATAAAGAAAAATTAAGAAGGATGAGGATCTCCAAAGCAAATAAGGGAAATACACCGTGGAATAAAGGCAGGAAACATAGTCCAG AAACCCTGCGGAAGATCAGAGAGAAGACTAAGCTTGCAATGCAGGATCCTAAG GTCAAGATGAAGTTAGTAAATCTGGGGCATGCTCAAAG CGAAGAAACGAGGATAAGAATAGGGGTTGGGGTGCGAATGGGGTGGAATAAGCGTCGTGAAAAGCTGATGCTACAGGAAACTTGCCACTTTGATTGGCAAAACTTAATAGCTGAGGCATCGAGAAAGGGCTTGGCTGGTGAGGAAGAACTGCAATGGGACTCCTACAAGATTTTGGACGAAGAGCTTGAGAAGGAATGGGTAGAAAGTGTTGAACAAAGGAAGAGAAGCCCCAGGCCCAAAGGTAGCAAGAGAGCCCCCAAATCAGCAGAGCAGAAAAGAAAAATTTCCGAGGCAATTGCTGCTAAATGGGCTGATCCT GCTTACCGTGATCGTGTATACAGCGGTCTTTCAAAATATCACGGTACCCCTATTGGTGCTGACAATCCTAGAAGGCGGAAGAAAACAAGCTCAAGCTCAAACACAAGCACAAGCTCAAGCACAAGCATATCAAAAAAGAAGAAAATTGTAACAGATAATTCTGCATGTAATACAACAAAAAGAACAACTCAACAAACAATTAAGAAAAGAAGTAAGATGCCCATCTATACGGACCCGCTAGCAAGTTCCAAGTTGAAGATGATTAAAAATATTAGAGCAGATAGAGAGAATAAAAAAGCTGAAGCAATCACTAGAGCCaa GCTTTTAATAGCTGAAGCAGAGAAGGCAGCAAAAGCCCTTGAGTTAGCTGCAACCAAGAGCCCCCTTGCTCAAGCATCCCTCATTGAAACTAGGAAGCTCATAGCTGAAGCAATTCAGTCTATTGAATCTATAGAGGGCGTTCCTGATGAAAATGACTCAAACATTCTTTCAAGCCATACTGTTAGTAGTTTCAAGACGAAGACTGACACTAGATCTAATG GAATTACTGAGCCGCGAGGATGA
- the LOC141717577 gene encoding uncharacterized protein LOC141717577 isoform X2 produces the protein MRLSYLSISFKIPTQIREFNISHIKLQSRGALVSAVATLEPKISAESDAHDDHHRMHVETGSQKTQGVEHQSTSEEFTDVDDKEKLRRMRISKANKGNTPWNKGRKHSPETLRKIREKTKLAMQDPKVKMKLVNLGHAQSEETRIRIGVGVRMGWNKRREKLMLQETCHFDWQNLIAEASRKGLAGEEELQWDSYKILDEELEKEWVESVEQRKRSPRPKGSKRAPKSAEQKRKISEAIAAKWADPAYRDRVYSGLSKYHGTPIGADNPRRRKKTSSSSNTSTSSSTSISKKKKIVTDNSACNTTKRTTQQTIKKRSKMPIYTDPLASSKLKMIKNIRADRENKKAEAITRAKLLIAEAEKAAKALELAATKSPLAQASLIETRKLIAEAIQSIESIEGVPDENDSNILSSHTVSSFKTKTDTRSNGLFIKNQMEINGSQALLSYFDDISDSAFDDFNLQELLSREDELLPNSSYDADFMNGKEYFKELLNNDTNLSQYKTLQEKIEPSSFTHQLDRLTPNGSNVRHGNLVRNGANSELGERERPTKSTREEKPPKSIKKIKKWVRGKLVEVREED, from the exons ATGAGATTGTCATATCTGTCAATATCTTTCAAGATCCCCACACAAATAAGAGAGTTCAATATCAGTCATATTAAGCTGCAATCTAGGGGGGCTCTGGTTAGTGCAGTCGCTACCCTTGAACCGAAGATTTCAGCTGAGAGCGATGCACATGATGATCACCACAGAATGCATGTTGAAACTGGTTCCCAAAAAACCCAAGGGGTTGAGCATCAATCTACAAGTGAGGAATTTACTGATGTAGACGATAAAGAAAAATTAAGAAGGATGAGGATCTCCAAAGCAAATAAGGGAAATACACCGTGGAATAAAGGCAGGAAACATAGTCCAG AAACCCTGCGGAAGATCAGAGAGAAGACTAAGCTTGCAATGCAGGATCCTAAG GTCAAGATGAAGTTAGTAAATCTGGGGCATGCTCAAAG CGAAGAAACGAGGATAAGAATAGGGGTTGGGGTGCGAATGGGGTGGAATAAGCGTCGTGAAAAGCTGATGCTACAGGAAACTTGCCACTTTGATTGGCAAAACTTAATAGCTGAGGCATCGAGAAAGGGCTTGGCTGGTGAGGAAGAACTGCAATGGGACTCCTACAAGATTTTGGACGAAGAGCTTGAGAAGGAATGGGTAGAAAGTGTTGAACAAAGGAAGAGAAGCCCCAGGCCCAAAGGTAGCAAGAGAGCCCCCAAATCAGCAGAGCAGAAAAGAAAAATTTCCGAGGCAATTGCTGCTAAATGGGCTGATCCT GCTTACCGTGATCGTGTATACAGCGGTCTTTCAAAATATCACGGTACCCCTATTGGTGCTGACAATCCTAGAAGGCGGAAGAAAACAAGCTCAAGCTCAAACACAAGCACAAGCTCAAGCACAAGCATATCAAAAAAGAAGAAAATTGTAACAGATAATTCTGCATGTAATACAACAAAAAGAACAACTCAACAAACAATTAAGAAAAGAAGTAAGATGCCCATCTATACGGACCCGCTAGCAAGTTCCAAGTTGAAGATGATTAAAAATATTAGAGCAGATAGAGAGAATAAAAAAGCTGAAGCAATCACTAGAGCCaa GCTTTTAATAGCTGAAGCAGAGAAGGCAGCAAAAGCCCTTGAGTTAGCTGCAACCAAGAGCCCCCTTGCTCAAGCATCCCTCATTGAAACTAGGAAGCTCATAGCTGAAGCAATTCAGTCTATTGAATCTATAGAGGGCGTTCCTGATGAAAATGACTCAAACATTCTTTCAAGCCATACTGTTAGTAGTTTCAAGACGAAGACTGACACTAGATCTAATGGTTTGTTCATAAAGAATCAGATGGAAATAAATGGATCCCAAGCCTTACTGTCATATTTTGATGACATTTCAGACTCTGCTTTTGATGACTTTAATTTGCAGGAATTACTGAGCCGCGAGGATGAACTTCTACCAAACAGCTCCTATGATGCGGATTTTATGAATGGTAAAGAGTACTTTAAAGAATTGCTTAACAATGACACCAATTTGTCTCAATACAAAACACTTCAGGAAAAGATAGAGCCGTCCAGCTTCACGCATCAACTGGATCGACTGACACCCAATGGTAGTAACGTCAGGCATGGAAACTTGGTGCGAAATGGAGCAAACTCTGAATTAGGGGAAAGAGAGAGACCTACAAAATCAACAAGGGAAGAGAAACCACCTAAATCAATAAAGAAAATTAAAAAGTGGGTTCGAGGAAAGCTTGTTGAAGTGAGGGAGGAAGATTAG